TTTTTAGATGTAATTTTGGGGCTGTTTAGCACATCTCTCTTAACAAATCTCATCtctgttattttctttattagcATTTCTAATTTCTATTTATGGGATTAGCTTATAATCACATACGATAgattagaaaaatcaaatttattttattttcttaagagaTGATTTAGAAATCAAATTCGAATGAATAGGGACTAGCAGTTACACAATTAGGGCTTACGACTACGAACAATGAACACGATCGCAAATCCTATTCAATCATAGCAATTACACAAATAGGCTTTACTAtatatgaagtatgaacaatgaACAACATCTCAAACCAGGTTAGGTTCGCAATTACTGCAATCAAGATAGAGAGAAGCTTATAGGTTAATGATGATCAACGAGGAAGACAATTAGCATTTGCAGTATCGATCTCTTTCGTCTCTATTAGCTTCTTCATCAACTCGCAGTAAATTTCTTCAATTAGAGAACAATCTCacatctctccttttttttctttccccaaTCACACTGTAGGAAGAATAAAccccaaaatattaaaatcttagggcttttaatttttctttttctttttttttgcaaacaaataTTAGAGCTAATTAACAAAATGAGTAAATTTGAGAAAATGACAGCTGAACAATTGTTATTACTTTTTTCATCACAAAATTTACgactaataatatattaactctctctctctctctctttaagcCATTTTTATgctatttgaaaaaataagtaaaatttattttgatatatatgtagATGTCGTTTCACAACAAtcaccatttgaaaattttcatagcATGGCCATGGGAGTACAAGGATAAGTTAAAAGTCTTTTAAACCGATTGTGATGTATTCTTTCCTCCCCATTTACAATGGACTCGGTGAAAACATTTGAACTTTTATGAAAACAATTTACAGGAAAAAATCAGGGATGAAACGTGTCCTCAGAGAGATTGGGATTGTGACGTTGTGAACTCCATCACTCCAAGTCAAACTCCCAAAGTAAAACGCAGTGTTCACTCTGTGCGAGCCCGGAGACACGCTCACTGTAAATGCCGTCTTGTTGCTTCCTTTGTTAAACACCAACTTCTCCGGTGAAACCTTTACGCTGAATCCGAATGGAGCCTCCATCACAGGCGTATAAACCGAATCCACAGGTCCAACGTTGGTCACGGTTCTGGTCACTGTGACGTTTCCCTTGAGGTCTGGGATTGTAATGGACGGTACGTTGAGGTCAAGAATCGATGAAGATGAGCTTGGGCATTTTTTAGTGACGTTTCTGGTTAGAGCAGAAACCTTCTTGTCTGTGTAAAGAGCCTGGGAGCATAAGTAATGTATGTAATCATTGATGTCCATGTCGTATACAAGACCGGGATCTGTGGCTTTCTCCGGATTCACAAGACCTCCTCCGTAATCGAATGCATCGGCTGCCTTATAGTTACCTCCATCTACAGCCACACGCTCGCCATGTGGATCGGTTTTCATGCCTAAAAGAACACATAAGGTTTAAGAGTTTTTGTTTAAATGAGAAAAGAGTTTTGAAGAGATATTAATTACTATACCTGTTGTGACAAGAGCTGATTTTATTGCAGCAGGAGACCAATTAGGATGCGAAATCTTGAGGAGTGCTACGATTCCTGCAATCACCGGAGTTGCCATCGATGTTCCTGAGTAAGCGAATTCACTGGTGTCTTCATCTGTTGGTATTCTAGGTGTTAGTAAGCTCACACCAGGGGCTGCTATATCCGGCTGCATTACACAGAAATATTAAGTTGATTAACAAAACCTAGATTTAGTGATCCACAGAATATGAGATGAAGTAAACAGAACCTTAAGAATGGCAGGTGAAAATGCACTAGGCCCTCTCGCTGATGACTTTGCAACTTTACTTGCTACACTTTCGCCAATTATTGTCTTGTATGGGCTTATCTTAATTTTCAGTGAGCtgcaagaaaacaacaattttttattcTCATATGTAAGAAGATGAGATACTAATTTGACTGAGCAATGTTCGTGAAGATAGATAACCTCATAGTATGGATGTCGAAAAATAACTCGGATCCAACTTCCAAATCCACGTAGATACAGGGAAAGTTTACGGGACATTCAAGTCTATCATCACTCGGACTTCTCATATCAATTAGACCGATACCACCGTTTTTTTGAACAACGTCCGGCGCCAGCGGACCACTGTTACCCGCCGAGAAGTGCAATAGAATTTTACCCTTTGTAACTTGGTCAAGATTACTATGATCATCAGTACTAATCACTTCAGTGAAGCCAATTTCTGGTCCTGTGTACAGACTCTGACCCTGAAAGACAGGCAATGAAAAGGCAACTTTACTTTCAATCACAAGCGTTGCATTGTCAGAGATTGAGAAGTTTAAAATGTACCAGAATCGTTTTATTGTTATCGAGTGTGATCAATGTGGGGAAAGACCGGTCGAGGGTAGTCGCAGCCACAGTTAAAATCCATGGAGAAACGTTAACAACCGATGAAAAGCGGGATCCTTCGTTACCAGCTGGAGAAACGACAGGAATACCTCTATTCACTGCGTGTAGTGCTGGAATTGCGATGTCGATTTCAGCATCAAGAGATTTCAGGGCCGAGCCACCAAGAGAAACTGACAAAACATCAACACCGTCGTGAATGGCTTCGTCAAAAGCTTTCCAAACATCAGCAACTGAACACATCCCTCCTTCCACACCCCAACATGCTTTATACATAGCTATATGCGCCTTTGGAGCGCCGCCTCTCATGATTGACCCAGATGAGAGACCAGGAAAAGTCATGTTAGAAACGAAAGAACCAGCTACCGTTGAGGATACTTGAGTCCCGTGGCCAATACGATCTCTAGGAGATAGATATTCTGTAGTTCTATTGATTCTTGTTTCGAGATCTGCATTAAGACCATTAATATAGTATTTAGCTCCAATAAGCTTTCTGTTGCAATCTGCAGGACTGAACTGGTCTGCAGATACGCATTTTCCTTTCCAGTGTTTTGGTATTGGCCCATATCCATAATCGTCAAAGGCACCTGATTCTGACCATATCCCTGCTCATATAATGTCAGGATGTCTTAACGCTCTGCTTAGAAAAGTTGAGATCGAAACAAATTGCTAGAGAGATTAATATAATACCAGAGTCGATAACGCCAATAATAGCACCACTTCCCATGTTGGTCTCATGTAGAAGACCTTTAGAAGAAGTTGGAGTTGAAAATTTGCCTAAGTAATCCCATGTCCGTGTCGTTTGCATCACAAGTTTTCGGTTTTCCAGAAGAATAATGACTTCAGGATGATCTAGTAGCAATACAGAGAATGATTTAGTAAAAAAGCATTCTGagttttggaatattaagaactCATGAACAAGCGAGAAATATGTAATTAAGAACAAtacttttcaatttttctgCCTCGGCTGGTCTGAGCTTGGCTGCAAAGCCAGAAAATCCATGGTGATAACTGTAGA
The sequence above is a segment of the Camelina sativa cultivar DH55 chromosome 10, Cs, whole genome shotgun sequence genome. Coding sequences within it:
- the LOC104718199 gene encoding subtilisin-like protease SBT3.1 — translated: MKRTLKMDSSFRLCFAAIAFGFVFITNGKLSSGTTPHEADPPQASMFAFSPEAAPLEGDDYLADKPVPPFVPEFPVYIFYLGERKHKDAKLVKQSHFAILKSVLGSEEAAKKSMVYSYHHGFSGFAAKLRPAEAEKLKNHPEVIILLENRKLVMQTTRTWDYLGKFSTPTSSKGLLHETNMGSGAIIGVIDSGIWSESGAFDDYGYGPIPKHWKGKCVSADQFSPADCNRKLIGAKYYINGLNADLETRINRTTEYLSPRDRIGHGTQVSSTVAGSFVSNMTFPGLSSGSIMRGGAPKAHIAMYKACWGVEGGMCSVADVWKAFDEAIHDGVDVLSVSLGGSALKSLDAEIDIAIPALHAVNRGIPVVSPAGNEGSRFSSVVNVSPWILTVAATTLDRSFPTLITLDNNKTILGQSLYTGPEIGFTEVISTDDHSNLDQVTKGKILLHFSAGNSGPLAPDVVQKNGGIGLIDMRSPSDDRLECPVNFPCIYVDLEVGSELFFDIHTMSSLKIKISPYKTIIGESVASKVAKSSARGPSAFSPAILKPDIAAPGVSLLTPRIPTDEDTSEFAYSGTSMATPVIAGIVALLKISHPNWSPAAIKSALVTTGMKTDPHGERVAVDGGNYKAADAFDYGGGLVNPEKATDPGLVYDMDINDYIHYLCSQALYTDKKVSALTRNVTKKCPSSSSSILDLNVPSITIPDLKGNVTVTRTVTNVGPVDSVYTPVMEAPFGFSVKVSPEKLVFNKGSNKTAFTVSVSPGSHRVNTAFYFGSLTWSDGVHNVTIPISLRTRFIPDFFL